In Oncorhynchus masou masou isolate Uvic2021 chromosome 11, UVic_Omas_1.1, whole genome shotgun sequence, the genomic stretch gtgtgtgtgtgtgtgtgtgtgagagagagtgagagtgagaaaaCAGAGACAGGGTAGTGTGAGGTGCTCAAGTGCAGGAGGAGTggtagtagggagggaggagggataatCCACTCAAATGACAAGCTGTATAAGAAATGATTCACAGCTCTCACAGGCCCTTCACTTTTGAAAGAAAGCACAGACGCATTGCAACGAGGGCCTTACAGCTTGAAGACCAATGTttaggtagtggtagtggggtagtGGGCTTGAATTTAAAAATGTGAATAAAATCTGACCCTAATCTACATTTGTCGTCATCGATTCAGTTGAAATAAAAAAAGACACAGGGATTAGGGGTTACCATGTGCAGTCAAACTGAAATGTTGCCAAGTAACAGGCATGGTGGACAAGGTGTTGAAATGAATGTGATGTAGTGCTGCAAGTCCCTGCTTCTCAcgctgttactctctctctcccaatctctcgctttctccctctttctcgctctctctttcctctctctctttctctttcccctctctctctctctatgtctctctctctcttctctctgctcacATAGGTCCCCCCTCTGAGATCAAGTGAGTGGAAAGGCACCACAGAGTGAACCGCCCCCAGgcttcctgacagacagacatccgAAACATCCGCAACCACGGAATGCATCAAAATCACTGTGGTGGTGAAACCCGCTGACTCCTCGTTCCTCGCCGTTCGCTGCATAAGCTTGGACCCAGGCTTTCTGGGAGCATCCGGTGTCACAGGCACACAGGAATGCCAGTGATGGCTGGGTGAGAGCCCCTAAATGGCTCCGGTCATGGCCACAGTTTCTTTGTGTTAGTGTCATTTTCCACTTTGGAGAAGGGAATACTGTACATTGAGCCAGTGGAATCCAGAACCTGTAAAATATTCTAGAACCTGCCCATGTGTATCCTCACCTCTTATCAATATCTGGAAGTTCTGTACCTGATGACCTAGTGGACCTTGTTATTCCCAGTAGCAGTGCTGAACCATACGAGGGGATCCTAGTATTGAACATGACTCATGGGGAGGAGCCTGGCCCTGAGACACACACGGATTCAGCTGTTCTAACTTATCTGGAAGGTTTACTGATGCATCCCGTGGCGGCTGGGCCTGGGGCCACGGCAACCCGGAGATCGGAGGCTCCCCACGGGCACGGCAACCAGATGGAACAGGTCAACAAGGCGGCCCGGCCCTTCCAGCTGCCCAGCCACAGCCCTGCTATTGCCGCTGTTCAGAAGGCTGGCAATGGGAACAGTCCCACACTGCACCATGGGGCCTCCCAGAACCTGAAGAAGGCCCGGCTGCTCCGCTCAGGGCCCTGGAACGAGCCTGGGGCCCAGAGGCTAAGCTCCCCCTGTGGAGTTGAACggccagggaggaggaggaggcggccTGCAAAACGGGGCCCTGGAGGGCTCTCCTCACGCTGGGGAGAGCACACTGCTTGCCTCCCTGCTCCAGTCATTCAGCTCCAGACTGCAGAGTGTGGCCATGTCGCAGCAGTCCACCAAACCCCCCAGCGAGCACTCCCCACCCACCGATCCCCCTCCTCCTGCAGACAAGGAGCAGCTCCCCTGCTACGGAATGGCCTCCAGCCGCCTCAAGGGCCTGATGAGGAAGACCAAGCTGCAGAACCACAGCAGCACGCCTTACAGCCGGCGAGGCCACAGCCGCGGCCTCAGCCAGGAAAGGTCCTGTGAGTCCCCCCGCTCGGTGCAGAGCAGCACGCCTCCCACCGCCCccactgttgctgctgctgccactgatgCTGTGTCCTGTGCTGAACGGCTCAAAGCTGTGGCCAACCTGGTGAAGATCCGCTCCAGCCCTGCCCCCTCTCCCAAGCCCAGTGTGGCCTGCAGTCAGCTGGCCCTTCTGCTGTCCAGTGAGGCCCACCTGCAACAGTATTCCCGGGAGCAGGCCCTCAAGGCCCAGCTCTCTGGACGCTCGGCCAGCGAGAGGCTGGCCGCCATGGCAACGCAACAGACCCAGGACAAGAGACCGCCCAGCACAGAAGATGCTCCGCCCaccagcgccaccaccaccaccctagaCGTGCTAAGCTCCTTAACCTCCCAAAACGGGACAACGACAGCAACACTCCCCCAACTGGCACTAAACTCCAGCTCCAGCCAGCAGAGCCCCTCCTCTCTGCTGCCAGTCCACAGCTCACCACACCCAacccccctcctctgtccctcacCCCCAACACCCAGACCCAACCCCAAACCCCCACTAGGGAGAAACGGGGATTTGATTCGCGCGCCACCAGGCCCCCCCAGACCTGCAGCAGCCTGCTCCTGCTGCTcctcaacaaccacaacaaccagaAGCAGCTGACTAAGAACGGGCACCTTGAGGACGACTGCGGGGTCCTGCCTGCCAGCCGCGGCTCCTCAGTTACTTCTGACAGTGAGTGCTCTGTCCAGGAGAAAAGCCTggccaagagagaggagagctgcagtGATGCAGAgatctccttctccagctgctcTCCTATTGACCTCTCTATGAGGAGCAGGGCTAACACCAGAGCTCCAGAGACCAGGCCTAaagccacctcctcctccacgtctGCTTCTTACTCCTCTTCTACTGCTTTCTCCTCTAACTGTTCTTCTGCTGTTTTCTCCTCGGCCCCCACTGTCTTTTCCTCTTCCACTACcgctttctcttcctcctctactgttcactcctcttcctccaccacttTCTGTTCCTCCTCGTCCTCGTCCTTAGACAAACTTACTGAGTCCCTTCTAAACAAGTGGAAGCCGGATCCCTCCGGGCCGAAGGTCACCCAGGTTAAGAAGGAGCTTGAAATGAGCCCAGACCTTAAATCCCAGCCCAAGGTCACTCTCATGCAGCTCCTTCTGGAGCGCAGGAATAACGACAAGGTAAACAAAATTGTGGTTAATCCAGATTTGCAGCATGACGCAACTCTGTCCAGTCTGTCACGGGTCCCACTTAAATCACTGGCCCCCTGGGAGGAAGTCAGGATACAGAGCCCTCTGGACAGACCAAGCCCAGCCCTTCCCATGTACTCTCTCAGCCGAGACCCCAGCAGCACCCCATCCCCGTTCTCCTACCCCTCTCCCTATGTCCAGTCTAGCCCTCTGGATCTATGTAAGTCCAAACCCTTCCCTGTTGAGAAAGCTGCAACTGAGCCGGCGTTCAGCGCCAGCAAACTGTTACAGAACCTGGCCCAATGCGGCACCGCCTCACCCTCCCCGCCCATGGTTCCCAGCAAAGTACCCAGCCAGGATCTGGAGATGGGTGGTGGCAGGCCTCTGGCCCTGCTGGAGAGGCTCAACGCCCCTATCCAGAGGAACACAACATGTACCCCCCTCTCAAACGGGCCCTCAGGCAGTGGCACACCGTCGTTCAGCCGTTGGGGGGAAGTGTCGCCCCCAGCGTCCCAGATCGAGAATCTTCTAGAGCGTCGCACGGTGCTGCAGCTCCTGCTGGGTGCAggttcctcctctacctcctccgtGGCCTCAGCCACCCACAGAGACTGGTCTGGTGGGAGGGGCAGTGTGGAGACCGCGGCAGGGGGCTGCTATGAGAAGCCCCCTGGCACTTCTGTCATCTGTGACAACTCCAACGGGCCTACGGCAGCAGACGTCAAGGTCAAAACTGAACCGGGGGAGGAGGGCCTGGACCTGTTGTCCTCTGCTGTGTGTGAGGATGTGACGAGCCAAAAGAGAcggggaggaggagcagggaatAACTACAGGCATAACCCATTCTCTGAACCCCAGCAGGACCTAAAAACAGAGCCCCGGCCCACAGAAGTCATTGCTAAATATGGCCTCCTGAGCCAGCTCTTAAAACAGCAGAGCGCTACCTACTACACCAGCGCTGCACAACTGCAAACAGATCACCGGCCCAGCCCTGTCCATGtaaaggaggagcagagagactaCCACCACCAGGGGCCCAGCCCTGTCCATGtacaggaggagcagagagactaCCACCACCAGGGGCCCAGCCCTAAAAAGATACGTCTCTGCACAGAGCTGGCTGAGAGCCTGAACAATGGCAGCCCTCAGAGGGCAGTGGTGGACAGTGGAGGCAGCTACAGCTACAGCAGCCTGGTTCACAGCCTGGTCCATAAGCAGATACAGGAGGAGCCTGACTACCACAAGGCCCTGAGGGGCCCTAAAGTGGAAGAGACCCCAGCCAGGAGCCCCAGCAGTGAAGCTCTCCTCCCTAGGGAGAGCCGGGGCTTCAATGTGCTCAAACAGCTGCTCTTGTCTGACAACTGTCTGAAGGAGCTGTCCCAGCATCCCCGGGGGGGACCCAGTCCCTCTGTCCTGCAGGCCAACGGTAAAGCCAATGGTAGCGTCCTTAACCTCAATCAGCCGGGCTACAATCACCACAACCTCCTCAACCTCCCTACCCTGCCCTGGCACCACCCCAACCCCCATAACTCCCTCAGTTCAGGGCCTCCCacccacctcagaccacagcCAACAACCCCCCCAACAGGGGACAGCAGCCAACGCTCCCCCTGGGGGCGCCACACTGCCCTCCCACCCCACCAGGACTCGCCCAAACGGGACCCCACTCCAGTGAAACGGGAGCCGGAGAGTCCAGGGCGGTGGGCAGGTCGGGACCGGGAGGAGGAGGGCTCTGATTCGAGCCCAGACTCCCCCCGGCTGACCCGCTCCAACCCCATCCTATACTACATGCTGCAGAAAGGCAGTGCTCAgctgaggagggaggggagggaccaGGCAGAGGGGACCCAGGGGTCAGTGCCAGGGGGGGTGAGGGTGAAGGAGGAGCCGGGTACTAACAGCAATGATGCCTACAACCACAGACTGagctccaccaccacctccacccagcactcctccctgtcccctccctacAACAACGACAAGCACAGTCACAAGAACTATAGGCTGAGTGACTCATCTGATAAATGGTAGTTTTATGAACAAATTACTTTTATGAACTAAAACAGAAAAAAGACACAAGGGGGAAAAAATCGCAATGTTTCTTCTTTTTCTTCCTTTTTTACTGACTTGCCAAATTCATTTGTAGTTTAATGAGAAGAAgtaacagcaagtaatgcaggaGTGAGGATTTTgaaagagaagaacagagaaaATGAGTTCAAGGCATTCGTTTCATTATTGTATCATAATTCTAGATGGCTCAGGTTACAGGATGGGTGGTACGATATAGCTCTACTTCAACAGAATGTCAAATTATGTGCCCCAAAATAATCGTCAAATTTTAACGTTGCCCACTGGTGATTTCCATACAGTATGAATTTCACATTCTCAAATGATTGAAAGACGGCACCATTCATTTTACTCCAATGATTTGTGCCTGTATTGCACACATATCACTATTCTGTGTCCTCTTTGTTGCTACTCGTAAAACATTGATGAAGAACATTTCCAGCTACATTTATTATTGATGACTCCAAAAATGTTAGCGCTCAGTTCactgcatatttatttattttttagattAACAGAGAACATCACTTTTAGATCAGACTCTAAATAAAGTCATACCGGGGCAAGCACAGCAGTACATTAAAATGTACACATTAGAGACATTTTTAAAGGAAAACCTTGTGAACAATGTTAATCAAATCCACTGAAGGTACCAAGAGTTCCATTCTGTTTGAATGCTCTGTATCGGTTGCTACTGTAACTTCTCCTCAAGTGTGATTTAATTTTTTGATCATCAGTGAGTCAGCTGTCAACTGATAGACTGGGCACATGTGGTCACAACGCATTGCATTTTGCTTTGATCTGGAATGAACTTGTTGGGGCTTCGTTTTGACAGTGCAAATGCAAGGTAACATTGTCTTAATAGATGGTAATACAATGGGTAATACAGCTATTACTAAATAGCAGTAGTAGAGGGTGTTTTAAAACCTTGCCGAGCCTACCTGTGGGGGGGTATACAGGTTCGGCGCAACAGTTAAAAGACTGCAGTGTCTGCATAACTGTTACATTCCAAATGAATTCTAAATTAACACCGCTCTCTCACACATACTTCATCTTGATTTTGAAATATAAATGAATAttatgaaataaataatacaGTCTCATTTGATATTGTACCCCTGAGTTTGCACTGTCAAAGTTTAGCTCTTGGTGACCTTAAAAATAATATGTTTATGGCATGTAATGAAAAACTGTCAGTGTTGTTATCCGTTGAGAATTTGACAGTTTGTGAAGCTTATTTTGTGTTTATTGATTCTCGTGCTTTATGGACACCATTTACTTTTTTTGCGGTTTCTTGGCTCATATGAAAATGTCTAAATATTTGCATGGAAATAAAGAGAAAACCGCAGGTACATTTGAAAGCAGCAGGACATGACGTGAACCTGCCACCCAAGAATCATTGAGATATTTTTGGTGTCTTTTGAGGGCTTATCTGATGTCTAGCTCCTTATTTTGATTGTACTGTTTCTGGTTTCAGTTTCACACACTGCTGTCATGCATTTAGTCTTACATGTGCTATTTttttatacatatacatatgacgTACATATGAAGTAGATGTTTCTTCTATTATTAAAACATTTTCACAATGGTTAAACATATTTGTGTAAATAGTACTTTCATTATGAAAGATAACTATTTTGTATTGTTGAAGAAAAATATATGACCCTAGTTTTTAATGCCCTGAAAAATGTAAATATGAATTCAATGCCTATTAATGTACATACATACAAATGGCAGAGGATACTATGCCCGTTTTTTGTTTGGTTTGTTCTTTGCATGTGTCTATGTGGTAAATGATAATCTATCTTGCGCCGTGTTGTGTAATACTGTCTGACTCTCCTCACTGCTGCCTGTTGCATGCAGACGCATGGGAACTACCTGTGTATCCCTACTGGTGATGGGGCAAAATGTCAAGTCTTAAAATAGGTATTTTTATCACAGAGAGAGGGTCATTTAGAACATGAACAGTCCCGAAATAACCACAGACTGCTGAGCAAGTGGAGAAAATGTGTGAAAATAAAACGTGCATTGAATATTTTTGTGATTTTCTTTTCTGTTACTGGTTGACGACAGAGCTCGGATTGGACGGCGCCTGAGGGTTTTAGCAGATGAATGAAGTACAATCATCATTGTGCATCGTGCATCTGAAACATGCATTTGTAGCAAAAAGATGTGTTTCGTTTTTCCCGTGTGACAACCTGAAacattatttcattttttatgttTGATTTCTTTTGGTGTTCATTTGCACTGATATCTCCAAAATAAAGTACTAAAATGCTTGACTGAGTTATGCTCCTGTTTCACCTTCCCTAACTATAATATGTCATTATATTACTACTGTATttcatattattttatttaatggTTTATTCCTAACACATTGAATGGTTcttatttatttgttttaaatTTCTCTATATTCCCACGCACATAAGGTCAGTGTCAGTGCGAGTCAGTTGCTGTTCAGTTTCCTCATTCATAGTCTATTCTGAGTAATGTCGACGTGATCTATTTTCTGAGTTCAGAGAACTTTGATTCTGAGTTCTTTGCCAGATCTTCACAAAGGCAGGAAAGGCATTGAAAAGAGTGAGGACAGGAGTGGAGGTCAGCAGATGTGCCCTAGATGCATGCATCATGGTATACCCTTTGAAGCTGAATCCACATCACATTTCTTCCTCAGACTGAAATAGATCACATTATATTATCGCCATAAAACCTGAAATGCTGTTTTCAGACATTTCATGAAGCAGCAGCTCTGCTCAGGGACAGAAAACAGCCCTTAgtgaaagagaaggaagagaaagaggagagagatttTTTAAAGGTGCAAGGAAGTTCTCCCCAAACTTTCTTTGTCCCTGGGTCCTGAATGTCCACTAGGTGAACAGTCAGGTTTTTGTCCGTCTGCAGACAGTGCACTTTTGAAATCCTGCTTGGTTTTCTAAGCAGCCCTAGCCTGACTAGCTTCCCCTTTATTTAATCCTCCCCATGACTGGCTGCACTCTCTAAACTCTCAGTAACCTTTCCCCTGGGTGAACTTCTCCCTCCCAAGATCCTTATCAAGGCCTGAACTGCCAATAACCCCTCCATTTCCTCCCACTGCCATAACAGCGGTGAGCATAAAGGAGGCAAATCACAAGTTTAAACCGAGGTCAAGGTGTAAAACTTGACAATCGACTGTTTGTCTGTGCTTCCCCCTTTGATTTCCTGACCTCAGCATGGGGCCAGCAGGATGTGAACGCAGCACAGCAGGTCACCAATGATAAAACTGAGTCAAACAAGGCCTTTTGATGTCAAGAGAACTTGTCTTTTCTCATAGGCTTGTCAGAGGCCTCAAAAACAAGTTCCCGGTGTCATTTAAAAAAGCTCACAGCGTGAAATAGCTCACAATCGATGATTGTGATTGACGGTGAACTTCTTCAAGCTTATAACACATGCCGTAATTATCCTCACAGCATGAAAATTATCAATGGTCAATTGCTCGCGCTTTGCTTCAATTCTGCTTCCAGGTTATCTGTGTTTCTTAGGTGGATAACGTCAGTGCCTGATTGAAATTGACATTGTAAACATGAATAAATAAGTATTATCACTTTCAAATATATTATCGACTCTTTTGCGCTTCTGTcatggctggctcgctagctagtGTCGGGTAACTTTAGAAACGGTGGTGAAAGGCGAGAGTTGGCTGTTTATGCATTAGCATAGTGATTGCTGCATTAGCCGCCAGTTTGTTAACTAGTTGTGTAGATGGCTGCGTTCGTGAATATCTCtcacctctcaccctctctcacccttgaATTACAGTgccttccacattttgttgtgttacagcctgaattcagaatgtaaaaaaaaaaaaaaagttctaccccataatgacaaagtgaaaacatgtataataagagctttccacacctggattgtgcaacagctgcatattattgt encodes the following:
- the LOC135548558 gene encoding LOW QUALITY PROTEIN: nuclear receptor-interacting protein 1-like (The sequence of the model RefSeq protein was modified relative to this genomic sequence to represent the inferred CDS: inserted 3 bases in 2 codons), producing the protein MTHGEEPGPETHTDSAVLTYLEGLLMHPVAAGPGATATRRSEAPHGHGNQMEQVNKAARPFQLPSHSPAIAAVQKAGNGNSPTLHHGASQNLKKARLLRSGPWNEPGAQRLXAPPVELNGQGGGGGGLQNGALEGSPHAGESTLLASLLQSFSSRLQSVAMSQQSTKPPSEHSPPTDPPPPADKEQLPCYGMASSRLKGLMRKTKLQNHSSTPYSRRGHSRGLSQERSCESPRSVQSSTPPTAPTVAAAATDAVSCAERLKAVANLVKIRSSPAPSPKPSVACSQLALLLSSEAHLQQYSREQALKAQLSGRSASERLAAMATQQTQDKRPPSTEDAPPTSATTTTLDVLSSLTSQNGTTTATLPQLALNSSSSQQSPSSLLPVHSXTTPNPPPLSLTPNTQTQPQTPTREKRGFDSRATRPPQTCSSLLLLLLNNHNNQKQLTKNGHLEDDCGVLPASRGSSVTSDSECSVQEKSLAKREESCSDAEISFSSCSPIDLSMRSRANTRAPETRPKATSSSTSASYSSSTAFSSNCSSAVFSSAPTVFSSSTTAFSSSSTVHSSSSTTFCSSSSSSLDKLTESLLNKWKPDPSGPKVTQVKKELEMSPDLKSQPKVTLMQLLLERRNNDKVNKIVVNPDLQHDATLSSLSRVPLKSLAPWEEVRIQSPLDRPSPALPMYSLSRDPSSTPSPFSYPSPYVQSSPLDLCKSKPFPVEKAATEPAFSASKLLQNLAQCGTASPSPPMVPSKVPSQDLEMGGGRPLALLERLNAPIQRNTTCTPLSNGPSGSGTPSFSRWGEVSPPASQIENLLERRTVLQLLLGAGSSSTSSVASATHRDWSGGRGSVETAAGGCYEKPPGTSVICDNSNGPTAADVKVKTEPGEEGLDLLSSAVCEDVTSQKRRGGGAGNNYRHNPFSEPQQDLKTEPRPTEVIAKYGLLSQLLKQQSATYYTSAAQLQTDHRPSPVHVKEEQRDYHHQGPSPVHVQEEQRDYHHQGPSPKKIRLCTELAESLNNGSPQRAVVDSGGSYSYSSLVHSLVHKQIQEEPDYHKALRGPKVEETPARSPSSEALLPRESRGFNVLKQLLLSDNCLKELSQHPRGGPSPSVLQANGKANGSVLNLNQPGYNHHNLLNLPTLPWHHPNPHNSLSSGPPTHLRPQPTTPPTGDSSQRSPWGRHTALPPHQDSPKRDPTPVKREPESPGRWAGRDREEEGSDSSPDSPRLTRSNPILYYMLQKGSAQLRREGRDQAEGTQGSVPGGVRVKEEPGTNSNDAYNHRLSSTTTSTQHSSLSPPYNNDKHSHKNYRLSDSSDKW